From the genome of Pelobacter propionicus DSM 2379, one region includes:
- a CDS encoding M23 family metallopeptidase, translating into MNRLFRFEPVVLLCMLSLALPVSRVAAQTDPALLSAASGSVSPSSVALRFNALNSLIRDGNIAREAARNELQRLLPQMRAEYYRRGGVGYGKDAWVFPLADHDARAIGNGRDRGYAAAGYDYFLGNRHGGHPSFDIFIHDRNRDCRDDRNGKPVRVLSLTGGIVVALEQEWRQGSRLRGGVYLWVYDPVNDLLVYYAHNSELSVGLGEIVRPGDQLAIVGRSGYNAAKMRSPTHLHLTVLKLKDGRPLPVDVYRELARATTGRNSGTE; encoded by the coding sequence GTGAACCGTCTCTTCCGTTTCGAACCGGTCGTTCTGCTCTGCATGCTTTCCCTTGCACTCCCTGTCAGCCGGGTTGCCGCCCAGACCGACCCTGCTCTGCTGTCGGCCGCATCCGGGTCTGTCTCCCCCTCTTCGGTGGCGCTCCGCTTCAATGCCCTGAACAGCCTGATACGCGACGGGAACATCGCCAGGGAGGCTGCCCGGAATGAATTGCAGCGCTTGCTGCCGCAGATGCGGGCCGAGTACTACCGCAGGGGGGGAGTCGGCTACGGGAAGGATGCCTGGGTGTTCCCCCTGGCCGACCATGATGCCCGTGCCATCGGCAATGGTCGCGACAGAGGCTATGCTGCGGCAGGGTACGACTATTTCCTGGGCAACCGCCATGGCGGGCACCCCTCCTTCGACATCTTCATCCACGACCGCAACCGGGATTGCCGGGATGACCGCAACGGGAAGCCGGTCAGGGTCCTGTCGCTCACCGGCGGAATCGTGGTGGCCCTGGAACAGGAGTGGCGGCAGGGGAGCCGGCTGCGGGGGGGCGTTTATCTCTGGGTGTATGACCCGGTCAACGATCTTCTGGTCTACTACGCCCACAACAGTGAACTGTCCGTGGGGCTGGGTGAAATCGTCCGGCCGGGAGATCAGCTTGCCATTGTGGGGCGCAGCGGGTACAATGCGGCAAAAATGCGCTCTCCCACCCATCTGCATTTGACGGTCCTGAAGCTTAAGGACGGTCGTCCGCTGCCGGTGGATGTGTACCGGGAGTTGGCAAGGGCCACAACCGGACGCAACTCCGGAACCGAGTGA